From the Scophthalmus maximus strain ysfricsl-2021 chromosome 11, ASM2237912v1, whole genome shotgun sequence genome, one window contains:
- the nek3 gene encoding serine/threonine-protein kinase Nek3 isoform X2 yields the protein MEYCSGGDLLQRIRQQKTAQFCVDDILRWFAQMCAGAKHIHDKRVLHRDLKSKNIFLTDNGTIKLGDFGSACILNSSKAYARTYVGTPYYVAPEIWDNKPYNNKSDVWSLGCVLYELCTLRHPFQASSWKSLILKVCRGAYPPLPNHLPYELQYLVKHMFKTNPKDRPSLHTILTSHRVSKLLRSHFPSQVMESEAQGSRTGRWNREEGKEVARLLGEKSLIKTSTFEGREASEGHCESTEPGKRKQWATEPSDTVLQVLANASLASSDSAASTGHTLAGSSRGSVSEDPEGSRQRRQWDRDPPERLLSLLEKAQLSRAFSTFLINKGGVDLLVGPLSEQQGDDTDGPEAEVATDEDRLEPRSDDEDTDFEEESPCDWIDGVGKMFAEHSSRNDCGHKLLLS from the exons ATGGAGTACTGCAGTGGAGGAGACCTGCTGCAGAGGATCCGGCAGCAGAAGACGGCACAGTTTTGTGTTGATGAC aTCTTGAGGTGGTTCGCTCAAATGTGTGCAGGTGCAAAGCATATCCACGACAAACGGGTTTTACACAGGGACCTGAAGTCCAAG aacattttcctgacaGATAATGGGACAATCAAGCTCGGGGACTTTGGCTCGGCGTGTATTCTGAACAG CTCAAAAGCTTACGCTCGTACTTACGTTGGGACACCGTATTATGTGGCTCCAGAAATCTGGGACAATAAGCCGTACAACAATAAGAG TGATGTGTGGTCTTTGGGCTGTGTTCTCTACGAGCTCTGCACCCTGCGGCACCCG TTTCAGGCGTCCAGCTGGAAGAGTTTGATTCTGAAGGTGTGTCGCGGTGCgtaccctcccctccccaaccACCTGCCCTACGAGCTGCAGTATTTGGTCAAGCACATGTTCAAGACGAACCCGAAAGACAGGCCGTCCCTGCACACCATCCTGACCTCTCACCGGGTTTCCAAACTCCTACGTTCACATTTTCCATCCCAG GTGATGGAGTCGGAGGCGCAGGGGAGCCGCACGGGTCGATGGAAccgagaggaggggaaggaggtggCTCGTCTTCTGGGAGAGAAAAGTTTAATAAAAACGTCAACATTTGAAG GCCGGGAGGCATCTGAGGGTCACTGTGAAAGCACAGAGCCCGGCAAGCGGAAGCAGTGGGCAACCGAGCCGTCGGACACTGTGCTGCAGGTGCTGGCCAACGCCAGCCTCGCCTCATCTGACAGCGCGGCATCGACCGGCCACACCCTCGCCGGGTCTTCTCGTGGAA gcgTGTCGGAGGATCCAGAGggcagcagacagaggaggcagTGGGACAGGGATCCTCCCGAAAGGCTCCTGAGTCTGTTGGAGAAGGCCCAGCTGAGCCGAGCCTTCAGCacctttttaataaacaaaGGAG GGGTGGACCTTCTCGTGGGACCCCTCTCCGAGCAGCAGGGTGACGACACCGACGGTCCTGAGGCGGAAGTGGCCACAGACGAGGACCGACTGGAACCACGCTCTGACGACGAAGACAC AGACTTTGAGGAAGAATCTCCATGTGACTGGATAGATGGAGTTGGAAAAATGTTTGCCGAACACTCGAGTCGTAATGATTGTGGACATAAGTTATTATTAAGTTAA
- the nek3 gene encoding serine/threonine-protein kinase Nek3 isoform X1 has product METYSLLRVIGQGSFGRAVLVRCKSSEEKYVLKEIQLPKNQSKMENSRREAVLLSGMKHPNIVAFREAFEADDLLCIVMEYCSGGDLLQRIRQQKTAQFCVDDILRWFAQMCAGAKHIHDKRVLHRDLKSKNIFLTDNGTIKLGDFGSACILNSSKAYARTYVGTPYYVAPEIWDNKPYNNKSDVWSLGCVLYELCTLRHPFQASSWKSLILKVCRGAYPPLPNHLPYELQYLVKHMFKTNPKDRPSLHTILTSHRVSKLLRSHFPSQVMESEAQGSRTGRWNREEGKEVARLLGEKSLIKTSTFEGREASEGHCESTEPGKRKQWATEPSDTVLQVLANASLASSDSAASTGHTLAGSSRGSVSEDPEGSRQRRQWDRDPPERLLSLLEKAQLSRAFSTFLINKGGVDLLVGPLSEQQGDDTDGPEAEVATDEDRLEPRSDDEDTDFEEESPCDWIDGVGKMFAEHSSRNDCGHKLLLS; this is encoded by the exons ATGGAGACCTATTCCCTCCTGCGGGTCATCGGCCAAGGCTCCTTCGGCCGGGCTGTGTTAGTCCGCTGCAAGAGCAGCGAGGAGAAGTATGTGCTGAAGGAGATCCAGCTGCCCAAG aatcAGTCTAAAATGGAGAATTCGAGGCGAGAAGCCGTCCTGCTGTCCGGAATGAAGCATCCTAACATCGTGGCCTTCAGGGAAGCCTTCGAAG cTGATGACCTCCTGTGTATTGTTATGGAGTACTGCAGTGGAGGAGACCTGCTGCAGAGGATCCGGCAGCAGAAGACGGCACAGTTTTGTGTTGATGAC aTCTTGAGGTGGTTCGCTCAAATGTGTGCAGGTGCAAAGCATATCCACGACAAACGGGTTTTACACAGGGACCTGAAGTCCAAG aacattttcctgacaGATAATGGGACAATCAAGCTCGGGGACTTTGGCTCGGCGTGTATTCTGAACAG CTCAAAAGCTTACGCTCGTACTTACGTTGGGACACCGTATTATGTGGCTCCAGAAATCTGGGACAATAAGCCGTACAACAATAAGAG TGATGTGTGGTCTTTGGGCTGTGTTCTCTACGAGCTCTGCACCCTGCGGCACCCG TTTCAGGCGTCCAGCTGGAAGAGTTTGATTCTGAAGGTGTGTCGCGGTGCgtaccctcccctccccaaccACCTGCCCTACGAGCTGCAGTATTTGGTCAAGCACATGTTCAAGACGAACCCGAAAGACAGGCCGTCCCTGCACACCATCCTGACCTCTCACCGGGTTTCCAAACTCCTACGTTCACATTTTCCATCCCAG GTGATGGAGTCGGAGGCGCAGGGGAGCCGCACGGGTCGATGGAAccgagaggaggggaaggaggtggCTCGTCTTCTGGGAGAGAAAAGTTTAATAAAAACGTCAACATTTGAAG GCCGGGAGGCATCTGAGGGTCACTGTGAAAGCACAGAGCCCGGCAAGCGGAAGCAGTGGGCAACCGAGCCGTCGGACACTGTGCTGCAGGTGCTGGCCAACGCCAGCCTCGCCTCATCTGACAGCGCGGCATCGACCGGCCACACCCTCGCCGGGTCTTCTCGTGGAA gcgTGTCGGAGGATCCAGAGggcagcagacagaggaggcagTGGGACAGGGATCCTCCCGAAAGGCTCCTGAGTCTGTTGGAGAAGGCCCAGCTGAGCCGAGCCTTCAGCacctttttaataaacaaaGGAG GGGTGGACCTTCTCGTGGGACCCCTCTCCGAGCAGCAGGGTGACGACACCGACGGTCCTGAGGCGGAAGTGGCCACAGACGAGGACCGACTGGAACCACGCTCTGACGACGAAGACAC AGACTTTGAGGAAGAATCTCCATGTGACTGGATAGATGGAGTTGGAAAAATGTTTGCCGAACACTCGAGTCGTAATGATTGTGGACATAAGTTATTATTAAGTTAA